The window AATGATGTGATTCAGGGCTATGTAGATAAGCATGGCTGGAAGATACATTCTGTTGAGAGACAAATATCGGCTTGCAAGGCTGAGGCAAGGCGTAAGCAAGAGGAGTGGATGGTGTGTAACTATTAAATGCTACTTTTAGGAGCTGGAAAGCCCCTAATTTTTATCAAACTCGCACTTTTCGTTTTGGGAAGTCTGATTTTTGGTTTTGGGGATTATAAATTAACGAAGACTAAATCTGTATGAGTACTGCATTAGGACTTGTACCAATAAATATTTTGATTTTTAATACCTGTTTTATCTGTTTGAAGAAGATTTCAATCTCCCATCTGGCTTTATATAGCTGTGAGATTGTTTCTGCTGTACAAGATGTGTTATTAGTGATGAAAGTAATTTCAGCCTACTTATCTGGTTCATAAACCACCACCAAACGGAGTTGTTTAGGATAATTCGTTGCAGTGTTAATCCCCGTCAATACAATGATTTGGTCTTTGATTATATTATTTGTTTTATCCTTCACCTTGTTTTCCTTTAATCTAATCACAAACGTAATCCTTCTGCAGTCCAAAATATGCAGCCAGTGAAAATCAACATAAGCCCTGTCCATAACCAAAACGAAACCGGAAGGTATATCTATTGTTTTTGCCACAGCCACACCATGCTTTAATCAGTCCGTCATGAGCATATAAACAGGCAAGCAGGAGTCGTAATCCAATACAGTATGGAGTTAAACAGCTCCTTTTCTTTTGCGATATTGAGCCCAATCAAACAAACTCAAACTTAGAGAGATTACGGTGGAATCTACGATGAATATCATACGCTTTAGCATCCTTCCAAACTGACGCCTGTATACAATCCCACTTCGCAAACTCTCAAAGAGTTCGAAATACAAATCCCTCAAAACTCGCCAATTACGCTGTTGATTTTGATACAAAATAGTGCTCTTGCTTGGTACTTTGGATACTCACATGTGATTTAAGTTACCGGTTGCACTGCGCAATCCATTTGCAATCTCTCTAACGCTATTGGCTTTTGCTAGTTGACAAAAAAGCATAGATACTAAATGAGTCCAAGTGTTCACTCCTTTACAGTGTGGGTCAGACTCATACTTGCTTACAATCTTGGAAAAGGAATCTCTATTTATTAAGCTTAAAACTTGAAAAATATATTTACATTTGCAATGGGCATGGAGTTGTTTTGCTTGAACTCCAAAAATAAACCTTTGGGAAAAATTATAACATGCCCCTTTTAATGAAATTTATATTGGACAGATGTGAGTTTTTTCATAATATTGTTTTATAATTAGTGAGTGCAAAGAAAGATTATTTTTCTTAAAAAAATCGTTATTTCCTCCACTTCTACACCAATTTAGCAACCAAATCAGCTATTCTGTTAGAGTAACCAACTTCATTGTCATACCACCCTACTACTTTGACTGTGTTGCCATACACCATAGTTAGCTCACTGTCAAAAATACAAGAGTGTGTGTTACCAACTATATCAATCGACACAAGTGGTTCTTGCGAATATTCAACAATCCCTTTCATAGCGCCTGCTGCAGCAGCTTTGAATGCCGCATTAATTTCTTCAACTGTCTTGGGGTTTTTTACTTCACATACAAAGTCGGTGATAGAGCCATCCGGGATAGGGACTCTCAGTGCAATCCCGTTTAATTTGCCTTTCAAATGTGGCAATGCTTCACTAACAGCTTTGGCAGCTCCGGTACTTGTGGGTATGATAGAGTATGCAGCTGCTCGAGCTCTTCTCAAATCGTGATGAGGTGCGTCATGCAATCGCTGGTCGGCAGTGTAAGCATGAGTTGTTGTCATAAAACCGTGGTCAATGCCACATAAATCATCTATGATTTTTACCATAGGCGCCAGACAATTTGTAGTACAAGAAGCGTTGGAGATAATCGCATCATTTTTGTCCAATATATTTTCATTGACACCTAACACAATGACTTTGATATCGTTTCCCTTGCCCGGAGCTGATATCACTACTTTCTTAGCACCTGCTTTGATGTGTTTTGCCGCTTTCTCTCTTTCGGTGAATCTACCTGTAGATTCAATCACAACATCAATGTCTTTCTCTTTCCAAGGTAAATTTTCAGGCTCAGATTCTGTAAATATTGGAATTCTGCTTCCATTCACGATGATTGCATGTTCATCAAAGGAAACAGTTCCGTTAAATTTGCCATGAACTGAATCATATTTTAATAAATGAGCCAATGTCTTGGTATCAGTCAAATCATTGATTGCTACTACCTCTATTCCGGGTTTTGTTAATAATACTCTAAAGGTCAAACGTCCTATTCTTCCAAAACCATTAATCGCAATTTTAGTCATTTTATAATCTTGTGTTTCTGCAAAATTACTTTATTATCTTTGGTTGAAGATTATCAAAATGATTGAATTTGACCTAACTGCTATTAAAGTCTATCTTTGCCACTTTCATGAAATTGGTTTACAAGCATTATGGCAACACCTCTACCCCGCCCA is drawn from Bacteroidota bacterium and contains these coding sequences:
- the gap gene encoding type I glyceraldehyde-3-phosphate dehydrogenase; amino-acid sequence: MTKIAINGFGRIGRLTFRVLLTKPGIEVVAINDLTDTKTLAHLLKYDSVHGKFNGTVSFDEHAIIVNGSRIPIFTESEPENLPWKEKDIDVVIESTGRFTEREKAAKHIKAGAKKVVISAPGKGNDIKVIVLGVNENILDKNDAIISNASCTTNCLAPMVKIIDDLCGIDHGFMTTTHAYTADQRLHDAPHHDLRRARAAAYSIIPTSTGAAKAVSEALPHLKGKLNGIALRVPIPDGSITDFVCEVKNPKTVEEINAAFKAAAAGAMKGIVEYSQEPLVSIDIVGNTHSCIFDSELTMVYGNTVKVVGWYDNEVGYSNRIADLVAKLV